A single genomic interval of Helianthus annuus cultivar XRQ/B chromosome 6, HanXRQr2.0-SUNRISE, whole genome shotgun sequence harbors:
- the LOC110865516 gene encoding pumilio homolog 2 produces MLSELDRRPMISSGGEGSFGDDLEKEIGLLLREQRREADDREKELSMYRSGSAPPTVEGSLSAVGGLFNSGHGQSNGLGLSEFASGNGLLSEDELRADPAYVSYYYTNVNLNPRLPPPLVSKEDWRFTQRLQGGGGSGLGGIGDKRKGNRADVGGSGGGGGGVSLFSMPPGFNSKKPENENSESEKAKASAEWGGDGLIGLPGLGLGSKQKSLAEIFQDDLSRSTPPPSGHPSRPASRTAFEINDETDAELAQPHGAKGPPTTYSYAAVLGASLSRSTTPDPQHIARVPSPIPTPIGGGRVNMSERRNANSPSLFNGSSSHPRDPADLVTALSSMNLSNGIMGEESNLNQFDQKADEQNAYLLNNMPRSQKNNMNNMYFDGGGSSYLSNGSSGYSINSPQMMSGQHGNVNLPPLFETAAAASAMAYPGMDSRFGLDSPNMSRIGNQMSGNALQASFMDPMYLQYIRSTEYAAAAAQLAALNDPTIDRNNYLGNSYNDLLQKAYLGTLLSPQKSQYGGVQYVGTSASPHHHGYYGNPAFGVGLSYPGSPLASPLPNSPRGPGSPIRLGELNTRFSPQMRNLGGGSGVMGHWHLDGGDNSFASSLLEEFKSNKTKSFELSEINGHVVEFSADQYGSRFIQQKLETATTEDKNMVFQEIFPQALTLMTDVFGNYVIQKFFEHGLPAQRRELAGKLLGNVLTLSLQMYGCRVIQKAIEVVDLDQKIKMVEELDGHIMRCVRDQNGNHVIQKCIECVPEEHIQFIITTFYDQVVTLSTHPYGCRVIQRVLEHCADPNTQSKVMDEILACVSMLAQDQYGNYVVQHVLEHGKPHERSIIIQELAGKIVQMSQQKFASNVVEKCLTFGDASERQLLVTEMLGTTDENEPLQAMMKDQFANYVVQKVLETCSDQEREHILGRIKVHLNALKKYTYGKHIVTRVEKLVAAGERRMAAQSGHAA; encoded by the exons ATGTTATCTGAATTGGATAGAAGACCAATGATTAGTAGCGGCGGTGAGGGTTCATTTGGGGATGATTTGGAAAAGGAGATAGGGTTGTTGTTAAGGGAACAGAGGCGTGAGGCTGATGATCGTGAAAAGGAGTTGAGTATGTATAGAAGTGGGTCTGCACCGCCTACGGTAGAGGGTTCGTTGAGTGCGGTTGGTGGGTTGTTTAATAGTGGTCATGGTCAAAGTAATGGGTTAGGTTTGTCTGAGTTTGCTAGTGGAAATGGGTTATTGTCGGAAGATGAACTTAGGGCTGACCCGGCTTATGTATCGTATTATTATACGAATGTGAATTTGAATCCGAGACTGCCACCGCCTCTTGTGTCGAAAGAGGATTGGCGGTTTACGCAGCGGTTGCAGGGCGGTGGTGGGTCAGGGTTGGGAGGGATTGGGGATAAGAGGAAAGGGAATAGGGCTGATGTTGGTGGTtctggaggtggtggtggtggtgtatcTCTTTTCTCTATGCCGCCTGGTTTTAACTCGAAGAAACCGGAGAACGAGAATTCGGAGTCGGAGAAAGCTAAGGCGTCTGCCGAGTGGGGCGGTGATGGATTGATCGGTTTGCCGGGGTTAGGGTTAGGTAGCAAACAGAAGAGCCTTGCTGAAATTTTCCAg GATGATTTGAGCCGTTCAACGCCGCCACCTTCAGGACACCCTTCTCGACCAGCTAGCCGTACTGCTTTCGAAATCAATGATGAAACTGATGCTGAGCTGGCACAACCGCACGGTGCAAAGGGTCCACCGACAACGTATTCGTATGCTGCAGTTTTAGGTGCTTCTTTATCAAGAAGCACAACCCCTGACCCGCAACACATTGCACGGGTCCCTAGCCCGATTCCTACCCCTATAGGTGGTGGCCGGGTCAACATGTCGGAGAGGAGAAACGCCAACAGTCCAAGTCTGTTTAACGGGTCGTCTTCTCACCCCCGAGATCCCGCTGATTTGGTGACCGCACTTTCTAGTATGAATTTGTCGAACGGGATCATGGGGGAAGAGTCAAATCTGAATCAGTTTGACCAAAAAGCTGACGAACAGAACGCTTATCTTCTGAACAATATGCCACGAAGTCAGAAAAATAATATGAATAATATGTACTTTGACGGTGGTGGAAGTTCTTATTTGAGCAACGGTTCAAGCGGTTATTCCATTAACTCACCGCAAATGATGTCCGGTCAACATGGAAATGTGAACCTGCCGCCGCTTTTCGAAACCGCTGCCGCCGCTTCCGCCATGGCTTACCCTGGAATGGATTCAAGATTCGGTTTGGATTCACCAAACATGAGCAGAATCGGAAACCAAATGAGCGGAAACGCACTACAAGCGTCTTTCATGGACCCTATGTATCTCCAATATATAAGGTCAACCGAGTACGCTGCGGCAGCCGCGCAACTTGCCGCCCTCAACGACCCGACTATCGACCGGAACAACTATCTCGGGAACTCATACAATGACTTGCTTCAAAAAGCGTATCTTGGAACTTTACTGTCACCACAAAAGTCACAATATGGTGGTGTTCAATATGTCGGTACGTCTGCCAGTCCGCACCACCATGGTTATTATGGGAACCCTGCGTTTGGAGTTGGGTTGTCGTATCCTGGAAGCCCGTTAGCAAGCCCGCTTCCGAACTCTCCTAGGGGGCCCGGTAGCCCGATTAGGCTTGGTGAGCTTAATACTCGGTTTTCTCCCCAAATGAGGAATTTAGGTGGCGGCAGTGGTGTGATGGGGCATTGGCATTTAGATGGTGGAGATAATAGCTTTGCGTCCTCTTTGCTAGAAGAGTTTAAAAGCAATAAAACTAAGAGCTTTGAGCTTTCAGAAATCAATGGACACGTTGTCGAGTTTAG TGCGGACCAGTATGGTAGCCGTTTCATTCAACAGAAACTTGAAACTGCAACTACAGAGGACAAAAACATGGTTTTTCAGGAGATTTTTCCTCAGGCTCTCACTTTGATGACTGATGTCTTTGGAAATTATGTGATTCAGAAG TTCTTCGAGCACGGATTGCCAGCTCAGCGAAGAGAATTGGCTGGAAAGCTGTTGGGCAATGTTCTGACACTTAGTCTGCAAATGTATGGCTGCCGAGTTATCCAAAAG GCGATTGAAGTTGTTGACTTGGACCAAAAGATCAAGATGGTGGAAGAGCTTGATGGCCATATCATGCGTTGTGTACGCGATCAAAACGGGAACCATGTTATTCAAAAGTGTATCGAATGTGTTCCCGAAGAACATATTCAGTTTATCATCACAACTTTCTATGATCAAGTTGTGACCCTTTCAACCCATCCCTATGGCTGTCGCGTCATTCAG AGGGTGCTCGAGCATTGTGCGGATCCTAATACTCAGAGCAAGGTGATGGATGAAATACTTGCGTGTGTAAGCATGCTAGCACAAGATCAGTACGGAAATTATGTCGTTCAG CATGTATTGGAGCATGGAAAGCCGCACGAGCGTTCGATAATAATTCAAGAGTTGGCCGGCAAGATTGTTCAAATGAGTCAACAGAAGTTTGCATCAAATGTGGTTGAGAAATGTTTGACTTTTGGTGATGCTAGTGAACGCCAACTTCTTGTGACCGAGATGCTCGGTACTACTGATGAAAACGAGCCTCTTCAG GCAATGATGAAAGATCAGTTTGCAAATTATGTGGTGCAAAAAGTGCTTGAAACTTGTAGTGACCAAGAGCGTGAGCACATATTGGGCCGTATTAAGGTTCATTTGAATGCGCTTAAGAAATACACTTACGGAAAACATATCGTCACTCGTGTAGAGAAACTTGTTGCTGCTGGAG AGAGGAGAATGGCTGCACAGTCGGGGCATGCTGCGTAG